GATCTTCAGAGAAAAAAAAGCTTACGTAAGTAAAATATGATGTTACTTACTATCTTAATGATACTGAACAGTTAGCGCTACATATGTAGCTACCTTTTTATGTAATCCACACTGTGCTATATCGGAGATCAGATTGGCTTCACATGTCACAGGTATTAGGCTATCTAGCCTAGACAGGCTATTGCTAGTATACCGTGAAACTTGGGAAAGGTAGCAACATTTCAAGTTGAACTAATGACTAACTAATCTTTAAAACCATCCCACGCATCTATGAAACAGGTTAGCTGTGATGATGGCGGAGGGTAACCAAGTAATGTGTTCAGACAAAAATGCCAGTGAGCGGCAATCACCAATCGAGAAAGGAGGTGGGGAAGGCGAAGAAGATGAAGGGAAGCCGGGAACGAGCAGGCTGTCTGCCGAACAGAAAGAGGTCCTCGATCGCTGTCTGCACGCTCTCACCCATGCCAAAAATGACAGCCACACTCTGGCCGCTCTCCTCCTGGTAAGAGTTACAACCACCTGTTTGTGACTACTCTCCAAAGCAAAGCAAAGAGAGATGCATCAACGCAAAACTCCTCCTAAGAAATGGTAAATAATGATTGTGCGAAATCTTTCCACTTGTCTCTGTAGATTACAAGATTGTGTCCAGCAGGCCAACTAGACAGCACAACTCTTAGGCGCATCTTTGAAGCTGTGGGGCTAAATCTTCCAGCCCGCCTTTTGGTGACAGCTGTTGGGGGTAGTGACAGCTCAGGCTTGCCCCGAGAGGAGCTGCTGTCCCTGGGTACAGCTCTGCTGGCAGCCCTCAGCACAGACCCAGATATGGCAGCCCACCCCCAGCTCCTCACCACCATCCCTCTGATTCTGGGTCTGCTGGCAGAAGGGTCTAACTGGAGCCCACAGAAACAAGCCCAAACCTCCAACATGCCAGAACCAGACCAGGGAAGGCAGAGTGAAGAGAAGGCCCAGCCCATCTCTACACAAACCACAGACATAACCAAAGAATCAGACTCTAAGAGGACATCTGCATCTACTGACAACGGGGATCAACCAGAGCAGAGTGCATCTGGAGATGCAAAGACTGAAGAGACTGCTGACAAGGGGGCTCCATCACCTCAGAGCTCTTCTCCATCGAAGCTGGATGAGGCCCTGGCTGCAGACTGTTACCAGGTCCTCACCACTGTGTGTGCTCTACCCCGGGGCCCAGAACAGCTCCTGGCCAGGGGGGCTATCCCAGCTCTGTGTCAAGCCCTGGACCGGGACCAGACCATGAGCCATGAGAAGGGGCTTCCTCTCCTGGGGTGCCTCCTCTCCGGTAGAATCAAGGAGAAAGCCTGGAGCAAGTATCCCAAGGaactcctctccctgctgtttAAGGTCTCCAAAGTCTTCTGCCAAGCCACAGACCAAACCCAGCTGGATATGTGTGCCCATCTAACCCAGTTCCTTCCCCCAGTTTCAAGAACCCCGGAGAGCGGGGAGTTGAAGAGCCTGGTGGTCAGTTTGTGGGCAACCCTTAGACCTATGATACAGGCTAAACTAACTCCGGCCCAGTTGGGCCTGGTTCTGATCCTCTGTGGGTGTCTATTAGACTTGTATGGGTGGGAGCCGGTGGGCCCGCCTAAGTTCTGCTGCCTGCTGGTGAACCGGGCCTGTGTGGAGGTGCGGATGGGCCTGGAGGAGCCCCCGGGCACAGAGCTGAGCACAGAGCTGCAGCACACCCTCACTGCATGCTATCGCATCATGGAGGCCGCCATGGAGCAGGCCTGCAGCCAGGGAGTCTCCCAGATCGAAGGCCAGCCTCAGAGTGCCATCACTGGGCTCAGTCTGCAGCAGAGTAGGCAGGTCCTGAAAGTGCTGGAGGAAGCATTCTCTGCAGTCATCTATCACCTGCAACAGGTGAGAGGTCATGGAAAGCATCAGAATACTGTTCAGTATATTTCAAAGAATTTCTTGACAATGTTATGACAATTCATTTATCTTACCTCCAGGTAGATCAAAGTCGCTATGGTGACCCTTTTGTTTTTGGCACGTTCCGTTCCCTTTGTTCCTGGCTCGCTGaggagacttcctgtctgaaggAGGAAGTGACTGCTCTATTGCCCTTTCTGATTGGCTATGCCAAAAGTCACTTGCAACGGGAGGGCCAGGATGAGGGTCTGTCCAGTTGGATGTCAGAAATGGCTGTTAGTGACAGCTCACAGGGAGGAGCCTGGACGGGCAAAGATCCTCTAAGGTAGATTAACCTATGTATGGATCATATTTATTAGCCTTGCATGTTCAGTCATTCAACCAACACCTAAATCCCACTTTTTTTCCATCAGGTATCTGCTCCCAGCTCTTTGTCACCTCTCAGCAGAGGAAGGTCCCAGGAAGGTGCTTCTGACCCTGGACACCCCAGCCCTACTGGTGACCTATCTGTCCCAGGGCTGGAGTATCCTGAGAGGGAAGGCTGGGATGTCTTCAGCCCGGGACCCCAGCATGGAAAcggcctgctctgccctgctcaacTTTGCCGtaacagagccagagagagtcaagtaagacacacacatacaaacttctttctcacactcattctcacacacacacacactcattttgtGGAGTAAAACAGCTCCTAATGCTCTTCTAATCCTCTCCTTTTACAGGAAGGACTCGTGTTTCAGAACTCTAGAGTCGCTGTTAAGTGAAGCACTTCCTATCTTGCTGTATAAACCCCGTCTCTTAGTCCTAGCAGCTAATTGCTGCACACTTGGGCTTATGATTGGCAGGCTAAAACCTGCACCGTCAGGCTCAGTGGGAGCAGATCAAAGGCGTTTTTTCTCCTCTGCATTGCGGTTCCTCCGCGGTGCCCTGGACTCAGGATCCAGCCCTGGCCCAGTAAGAGTGAGCCCTGCCTGGGAGGAGTggtgggaggaggctggggaacTGTGGAGACTGGGTATGCAGGCCCTGGGGGGCTGTGTGAGGGCCCAGCCCTGGATTACCTCCCTGgttagagaggagggatggcTCCACCACATCCTGACCCTGCTGGTCACCTGCAGAGCACTGcctgacccccacacacaggggGCGCTAGAGGAGGCGCTGTGTGCCATGGTGGACCAATGCCCACTGTGTCAGCAGGAGATCAGTGGCCATATGAAGGGAAATGCCAACGGGGCCCTGAGTTCAATGGGAAACCTGAGGAAATTGATGGAGACAAAATGAACAGATGAGATAAACAAGGATGACTGAATGCAAGATAACACAAAGAAACTTTTTAGCACCAGTATTTCTCTGATCATTGTTTATATAGTGATTTCTGAATGGATGAACACAGCTGTTTTACATTTGTATAAAGAAAATAAGTTGAAGCATAATAAAGAGTAATTTGTAGTTTATTTGTTTATAACTATTTACATTAAATCAACACGTTTTGAGAGTGCTTCTTTGCTGCCACAAGATGGCACTCTGACTTCAGACTGTCTGCTGGTGACCATTATGTCAAAGGACAAATGGTTGGCACTGAATTTTATACAGAATTTGCAGACATGTCAAATGTTGTCTTTAACTTGTAAGTAAAACACATTGCAAGTCTTTAAATGACAAACATGaaaaattacatttttttacGTCTGCTAAAACaaggtgttttttgttttttcattctTGCACATTTAGGCCTTTCTTAGAAAATCCAGTCATTTTTCCAAAATGTCCTATAGGTTTCAACAGTTTTTACAGGTTAGAACACACTTTCATTTCGATTAATTGAAAATCATAGCCTAAGTCTACCTTATTGAAAATACTGTAACATTTCAAACATGATATCAGTTGCTCGTAATTATTTGTTCATAAAATATTGACTTATAGGTCTCAATCGATTAGGCTAATTAACAGGCAACGTTACAAAGTGTCGGTAATAAATTCATAGTTATTAAAATCCAAAACATTGCTGTCTATTGAATGATCGCACCCCACCCTCGCACCCCTCCCCTAATTCGTCTTTCTTTCATTGTGACTGATCCACAAAACTCCAGCATCGTCTCTAAAACTAACTCACTTCTCAAGCTACCTTCAGCTTGCCTCCATCCCTTTATCCTATGATGATCCAGTGACCCGGACGGCCTGCTTCACCGTTATCATCATCATGCTTTGGAAGTCTCGAAACAAGACTGAACCTTACAGCCTGCAGGTAACAATAATGGACAACTGTTGAAATCGATACTGTTAATTCATTGGCTATCATTTATTAAACTGCTGAGTGTAGGCTATTACTCATGGGATGTAGGctcatataataatatataactTGTTGGAATAGTTCAAATGTGATGGGCTAAAAAACAGTAAATAGTGAAACTACAATTGATGTAAAAACAAGAAACCAAAAAAAACATAGGTTCCTTCACTCCAAATAGAAGGTCCCATTTCAAGAAACAAAAAATTGAAGGCACAAAGTACATACAAAAATAAGAGTAGATAGTCAATGTCaaatgtagcctagcctatacaAAAAATCTTTTCAACATTTTTAACAAGTCACATTTTATCTCATGATGCGTAAAcggattcttttttttatcatggTAAAACATGTGATGTGAGATCATTCAGAGAAATGAATCAGAATCTGTTATACACAATATTATATCTGTAATAAGAACAAATATAATTTTCAAAGCTCAGGTTTTGTAAGTTTATAAACTTTAAAAACGTTACAGTAGTCAAACAAATGTAGAATTGGTGAATGAATGAGTGTAAGAATGACTGAATTAATGTATCTCTTTAAGAAGtgaacccctccacccccccccccccgacccctcccCTTATTCTGTTGAACGCGTTCAGAAACCTATAAGTAGTGCGCGCATGGAGAATATTTAGGACACTTTCTGACTGAGCGTAACAGTAAAGACCGCAACGGCACGTGCGAGATCTTGA
This genomic window from Hypomesus transpacificus isolate Combined female chromosome 4, fHypTra1, whole genome shotgun sequence contains:
- the ncdn gene encoding neurochondrin → MMAEGNQVMCSDKNASERQSPIEKGGGEGEEDEGKPGTSRLSAEQKEVLDRCLHALTHAKNDSHTLAALLLITRLCPAGQLDSTTLRRIFEAVGLNLPARLLVTAVGGSDSSGLPREELLSLGTALLAALSTDPDMAAHPQLLTTIPLILGLLAEGSNWSPQKQAQTSNMPEPDQGRQSEEKAQPISTQTTDITKESDSKRTSASTDNGDQPEQSASGDAKTEETADKGAPSPQSSSPSKLDEALAADCYQVLTTVCALPRGPEQLLARGAIPALCQALDRDQTMSHEKGLPLLGCLLSGRIKEKAWSKYPKELLSLLFKVSKVFCQATDQTQLDMCAHLTQFLPPVSRTPESGELKSLVVSLWATLRPMIQAKLTPAQLGLVLILCGCLLDLYGWEPVGPPKFCCLLVNRACVEVRMGLEEPPGTELSTELQHTLTACYRIMEAAMEQACSQGVSQIEGQPQSAITGLSLQQSRQVLKVLEEAFSAVIYHLQQVDQSRYGDPFVFGTFRSLCSWLAEETSCLKEEVTALLPFLIGYAKSHLQREGQDEGLSSWMSEMAVSDSSQGGAWTGKDPLRYLLPALCHLSAEEGPRKVLLTLDTPALLVTYLSQGWSILRGKAGMSSARDPSMETACSALLNFAVTEPERVKKDSCFRTLESLLSEALPILLYKPRLLVLAANCCTLGLMIGRLKPAPSGSVGADQRRFFSSALRFLRGALDSGSSPGPVRVSPAWEEWWEEAGELWRLGMQALGGCVRAQPWITSLVREEGWLHHILTLLVTCRALPDPHTQGALEEALCAMVDQCPLCQQEISGHMKGNANGALSSMGNLRKLMETK